One window from the genome of Magnolia sinica isolate HGM2019 chromosome 4, MsV1, whole genome shotgun sequence encodes:
- the LOC131243825 gene encoding probable methyltransferase PMT11 yields MKSFSSSEILSAPIFVRISVFALISFAFFYLGKHWSESDGYQPFVFFNNRQFLPSISFSPNVNITRSDISSLIPNQTETIFLPNTALPPEKPPSDPPPVAPPPPPDRYGIVDENGTMRDDFDIGEFDPDMIENLEDVNRTAEMKEEGGNSRIRVRVRKFQLCPDSMREYIPCLDNVEEIRKLRSTEKGEKFERHCPGEGKGLDCLVPAPKGYKTPIPWPKSREQVWYSNVPHPRLVEDKGGQNWISIDKDKFKFPGGGTQFIHGADQYLDQISQMVPEIAFGHHTRVVLDVGCGVASFGAFLLSRDVIPLSVAPKDVHENQIQFALERGVPAMVSAFATRRLLYPSQAFDLIHCSRCRINWTRDDGILLLEVNRMLRAGGYFAWAAQPVYKHEESQQEAWKEMEDLTARICWELVKKEGYLAIWQKPLNNSCYVNRDTGVQPPLCETDDDPDNVWYIDLKACITPLPENGYGANVTKWPARLHYPPDRLQSVEMDAYTSKKEIFKAESKYWNDIIASYVRAYHWKKYKLRNIMDMRAGFGGFAAALIDQQINAWVMNVVPISGPNTLPAIYDRGLIGVVHDWCEPFDTYPRTYDLLHASGLFSIEQKRCNISSIMLEMDRMLRPGGRAYILDTISIIEEVQEIAVAMGWRAALHDTSEGPYASRRVLMCDKHIRR; encoded by the exons atgaaatccTTCAGCAGCTCTGAAATCCTGAGTGCTCCTATATTCGTGAGAATCTCGGTCTTCGCTCTCATTTCCTTCGCTTTCTTCTACCTCGGCAAGCACTGGTCGGAATCCGACGGCTACCAGCCCTTCGTCTTCTTCAACAACCGCCAATTCCTACCGTCCATCTCCTTCTCCCCCAACGTCAACATAACCCGCTCCGACATCTCCTCCCTCATTCCCAACCAGACTGAAACCATCTTCCTCCCGAACACAGCCTTACCTCCCGAAAAACCACCGTCCGATCCACCCCCAGTGGCCCCTCCCCCACCGCCGGATCGGTACGGAATCGTAGATGAGAATGGAACAATGCGGGACGACTTTGATATCGGGGAATTCGATCCGGATATGATTGAGAACTTGGAGGACGTGAATCGGACGGCGGAGATGAAAGAAGAGGGTGGGAATTCTAGAATAAGggttagggttagaaaattccaGCTCTGTCCAGATAGTATGAGAGAGTATATACCTTGTTTGGATAATGTGGAAGAGATTCGGAAGCTGAGATCGACGGAAAAAGGGGAGAAGTTCGAGAGGCATTGCCCTGGGGAGGGGAAgggtttggattgtttggtccCAGCACCGAAGGGTTACAAGACTCCGATCCCCTGGCCCAAGAGCCGGGAGCAG GTATGGTACAGTAACGTACCGCATCCACGTTTGGTTGAAGATAAAGGGGGTCAGAATTGGATTTCAATAGACAAGGATAAATTCAAATTTCCAGGAGGTGGAACCCAGTTTATTCATGGGGCAGATCAGTACTTGGATCAGATTTCCCAG ATGGTAccagaaattgcatttggtcatcACACAAGGGTTGTCTTGGATGTTGGATGTGGGGTAGCGAGTTTTGGTGCTTTTCTGCTCTCTCGAGATGTGATACCTTTGTCTGTGGCCCCAAAAGATGTTCATGAGAACCAGATTCAATTTGCTCTTGAGCGTGGTGTGCCCGCCATGGTGTCTGCTTTTGCAACACGTCGTTTGTTGTATCCAAGCCAAGCTTTTGACTTGATACATTGTTCACGGTGTCGTATTAATTGGACCCGTGATG ATGGAATTTTGCTTCTTGAGGTCAACAGGATGCTTAGAGCAGGAGGATACTTTGCTTGGGCAGCTCAGCCAGTTTATAAACATGAAGAGAGCCAACAAGAAGCATGGAAAG AGATGGAGGACCTTACTGCTCGTATTTGCTGGGAGCTAGTGAAAAAGGAGGGATATCTTGCTATATGGCAGAAACCTTTAAACAATAGCTGCTATGTCAATCGTGACACTGGAGTTCAACCACCATTATGTGAAACAGACGATGACCCAGACAATGTTTG GTACATTGATCTAAAAGCATGCATTACTCCACTTCCTGAGAATGGATATGGAGCAAATGTTACAAAATGGCCTGCACGCCTGCATTATCCACCAGATAGGCTCCAGAGTGTGGAGATGGATGCCTACACATCTAAAAAGGAGATCTTCAAGGCAGAATCGAAATACTGGAATGACATAATAGCAAGCTATGTTCGTGCTTATCATTGGAAAAAATACAAACTGCGAAATATTATGGACATGAGAGCTGGCTTTGGAGG GTTTGCAGCTGCATTAATTGATCAACAGATCAATGCCTGGGTGATGAATGTTGTCCCAATCAGTGGGCCCAACACCTTGCCTGCCATATATGACCGTGGACTTATAGGAGTTGTGCATGATTG GTGCGAGCCGTTTGACACATACCCAAGAACTTACGATCTCTTGCATGCATCTGGCCTCTTCTCCATCGAGCAAAAACG ATGCAACATCTCCAGCATCATGCTTGAGATGGATCGGATGCTGAGACCCGGAGGGCGTGCCTACATTCTTGACACTATATCCATCATTGAAGAAGTTCAGGAAATTGCAGTCGCCATGGGATGGAGGGCGGCGTTGCACGACACATCCGAAGGCCCTTATGCAAGCCGAAGGGTGTTAATGTGTGACAAACATATACGCCGCTGA